The proteins below come from a single Fusarium verticillioides 7600 chromosome 3, whole genome shotgun sequence genomic window:
- a CDS encoding oxidoreductase yields MVSKKPVALVVGASRGIGRQVAVDLARNGYAVVVAAKTISDPSNLPKLFPPDPNSSASTITTVAREITSEGGDATAIQVDVRYPESIDALVSNTISTYGRLDVLIYNSGAIFWAPVSSTPVKRFQLMQRVNPEGLYATVQAVLPHISSSGRIVVVSPPIYSRFFRGKTAYAMGKVGMSVLTKGLAMDFEREGKKDMAITSIWPAVAIESAATEKFTSKNPEEANDLRKATIFSDAILEILKASPSLVNGELLLDEDFLRQHAGRTDFSKYNVVPGASPRRIMPQSLPDLTVAEQADEGKRYDSTKDKPKL; encoded by the exons ATGGTATCCAAGAAACCTGTTGCCCTTGTTGTAGGCGCCTCCAGAGGCATCGGCCGTCAAGTCGCCGTTGACCTCGCCCGCAATGGCTACGCTG ttgttgttgctgcaaAGACTATCAGTGATCCCTCCAATCTACCAAAACTCTTTCCTCCAGATCCCAACTCTTCCGCTTCTACCATCACAACAGTTGCTCGTGAGATTACTTCTGAGGGAGGCGACGCTACTGCTATTCAGGTCGACGTCCGCTATCCCGAAAGTATAGATGCTCTTGTATCGAATACTATCTCC ACTTATGGCCGTCTGGATGTTCTCATCTACAACTCAGGCGCCATCTTCTGGGCCCCTGTATCGTCGACTCCCGTAAAGCGCTTCCAACTCATGCAGCGCGTCAATCCAGAAGGACTCTACGCAACAGTCCAAGCTGTTCTTCCTCATATTTCTTCTTCGGGTCGGATAGTTGTTGTTAGCCCGCCTATCTATAGTCGTTTCTTCCGTGGCAAGACCGCATATGCTATGGGCAAGGTTGGTATGAGTGTTCTCACAAAGGGTCTTGCCATGGACTTTGAGCGCGAGGGGAAGAAGGATATGGCCATCACATCGATTTGGCCAGCTGTG GCCATCGAGTCGGCTGCTACAGAGAAATTCACAAGCAAAAACCCggaagaagccaatgatTTACGAAAGgcaaccatcttctccgACGCTATCCTCGAGATTCTCaaagcttctccaagcctTGTGAACGGTGAGCTCCTACTAGATGAAGACTTCCTCCGCCAACATGCGGGAAGAACCGACTTCTCCAAATACAATGTAGTCCCAGGTGCCTCACCACGGAGGATCATGCCTCAAAGTCTCCCAGACTTGACTGTAGCAGAGCAAGCAGATGAGGGCAAGCGCTACGACAGCACAAAGGATAAACCCAAGCTATAG
- a CDS encoding dihydrofolate reductase, which translates to MQSLELNLIVAATRNMGIGLHGTMPWQGLRKEMKYFARVTTRMPPQARSSSINAVIMGRKTWDSIPTKFRPLKDRLNIVISRSAPSKLPETVEPSEPVRVQSLELALQYARTHNDVGRIFVIGGAQIYDAALKLPEARRILLTSIERDFDCDTFFPVDLKDGSWERKSRDELQEWTGEEIEEGGQEEAGTKYEFQMWEKRA; encoded by the exons ATGCAGTCTCTCGAACTGAATCTCATAGTCGCGGCCACGCGCAACATGGGAATTGGCCTCCATGGAACAATGCCATGGCAAGGTCTACGCAAAGAGATGAAGTACTTTGCGCGCGTCACAACTCGGATGCCACCACAG GCTCGCTCATCCTCTATCAACGCAGTCATCATGGGCCGAAAAACCTGGGACTCAATCCCCACCAAATTCCGCCCTCTCAAAGACCGTCTCAACATTGTCATATCCCGCTCCGCGCCCTCAAAGCTCCCCGAAACAGTCGAGCCTTCTGAACCCGTTAGAGTTCAGTCTCTTGAACTTGCTCTCCAATACGCCCGTACTCATAACGATGTCGGTCGAATTTTCGTCATCGGTGGTGCGCAAATCTATGACGCCGCTCTCAAACTGCCAGAAGCACGACGGATCCTTCTCACGAGTATTGAGCGTGATTTTGACTGCGATACTTTCTTTCCTGTCGACCTGAAAGATGGATCATGGGAGAGAAAGTCTAGAGATGAGCTGCAGGAGTGGACAGGtgaagaaattgaagagggtggtcaagaagaggctggcaCAAAATATGAGTTTCAAATGTGGGAGAAGCGTGCTTAG